In a genomic window of Festucalex cinctus isolate MCC-2025b chromosome 11, RoL_Fcin_1.0, whole genome shotgun sequence:
- the znf148 gene encoding zinc finger protein 148 isoform X2: MNTEDKLEGMLFKCSSGGIDGGGRVGLVMTLGERSLADHPLLAEDDDDEDEDENLTVSSLVTHDLVPPEQLMMQEMSKNSGGGDEEGGAEVGVHFPLKLTHKLPCLPLSIKQELKLTEQPLQMKKDKKGVKDLIVCPKKKKRKQRSPAKILSINEDGSFGIQSPKCHVCIHCNAAFRTNYHLQRHVFIHTGEKPFQCSQCDMRFIQKYLLQRHEKIHTGEKPFRCDECGMKFIQKYHMERHKRTHSGEKPYQCDYCHQYFSRTDRVLKHRRMCHENRERKSNKAASKSGALHEADALSPFLTKECALPKKKRQKCADKSDSSCSSATGQAEDLTTAVKETEVKEEENKSDGLPLFAVPSKVKHEYVIGEYSMELPEETTSQHRDEDSPPGQAATPKLVLKKVSKRRLKQSGEHAPCLATLSSFEDNNKVTHYTFEIVDKQSLLDEVSNTESAETPTKPAASSTNYDDAMQFLKKKRYLQAANNSRDYGLSAGGVSSQPTVTQTAVSAVVDETFPATILEPPAEMKAIHDRNVLPDEVLQTLLDHYSNKANGQSEISFSVADAEVTSSISINSSDVSDSSPAESLGAASAQPSTEKASLLQEYSKFLQQALERTSQNDSYLTSQSLSLVTENPTLAGQPLFSTEKQFPSPSRFKSETGSPLRSPIEKPHFGLLVGDSQHSFSFSGDETTPPSTVSPSDEDFLEQASPPKKSDSSQAMMQTFQISTFDPNFKSHFQTSRSGSSSSQFTGANGQVSLRGHGADFSEFPLVRVTETRTQLNSSPDVSSSETFG, translated from the exons ATGAACACTGAGGACAAGTTGGAGGGCATGCTGTTCAAGTGCAGCAGCGGCGGGATAGACGGCGGAGGGAGAGTCGGGCTGGTGATGACGCTCGGAGAGCGATCCCTAGCAGACCACCCCTTGTTGGCAgaggatgacgacgacgaggatGAAGATGAGAACTTGACCGTCAGCTCGCTGGTGACTCACGACCTGGTACCTCCCGAGCAGCTGATGATGCAGGAGATGTCCAAGAACAGTGGAGGAGGTGACGAAGAGGGAGGAGCTGAGGTGGGGGTGCACTTCCCCCTGAAGCTCACCCATAAATTGCCCTGCTTGCCT CTGAGCATTAAGCAAGAATTAAAACTGACTGAGCAGCCACTCCAGATGAAGAAGGACAAAAAAGGAGTCAAGGACCTGATAGTATgtcccaaaaagaagaaaagaaaacagcGTTCACCAGCAAAG ATTTTAAGCATTAATGAAGACGGTTCGTTTGGCATACAAAGCCCCAAGTGCCATGTTTGTATTCACTGCAATGCAGCATTCAGAACCAACTACCATCTCCAGAGGCATGTCTTCATTCACACag GTGAGAAACCATTTCAGTGCAGCCAGTGTGACATGCGCTTCATTCAGAAATACCTTCTCCAGAGGCATGAGAAAATCCACACCG GTGAGAAGCCTTTCCGCTGCGATGAGTGCGGTATGAAGTTCATCCAGAAGTATCACATGGAGAGACACAAACGGACACACAGTGGGGAGAAGCCCTACCAGTGCGACTACTGTCACCAG TATTTCTCCAGAACTGACCGTGTTTTAAAACACAGAAGAATGTGCCACGAAAACCGAGAGCGAAAGAGCAACAAGGCTGCCAGTAAAAGTGGAGCACTGCATGAAGCGGATGCCTTAAGCCCCTTTCTCACCAAAGAGTGCGCATTACCCAAGAAGAAGCGACAAAAGTGTGCGGACAAATCTGACAGCTCCTGCTCGTCCGCTACGGGCCAAGCCGAGGATCTCACTACCGCTGTGAAAGAAACTGAAGTGAAAGAGGAAGAGAATAAAAGTGACGGCCTGCCTCTCTTTGCCGTGCCCTCCAAAGTCAAACACGAGTATGTGATTGGGGAATACTCGATGGAGCTTCCAGAAGAAACCACCAGCCAACACCGAGATGAAGACTCGCCACCAGGGCAGGCAGCGACCCCGAAACTAGTCCTGAAGAAAGTGTCCAAGAGGAGATTGAAACAATCGGGCGAACACGCTCCTTGCCTGGCCACCCTGTCGTCGTTTGAGGACAACAACAAAGTCACACATTACACCTTTGAAATCGTGGACAAGCAAAGCCTTTTAGACGAAGTGAGCAACACGGAATCGGCGGAAACTCCGACCAAGCCCGCGGCCAGCAGCACAAACTACGACGACGCCATGCAGTTCCTCAAGAAGAAACGCTACCTTCAAGCGGCCAACAACAGTCGCGATTACGGCCTGAGTGCGGGCGGCGTCTCCTCTCAGCCGACCGTTACGCAAACGGCGGTCTCGGCGGTCGTCGACGAAACGTTCCCGGCCACCATCCTGGAACCTCCCGCCGAGATGAAGGCCATTCACGACAGGAACGTGTTGCCGGACGAGGTCCTTCAGACTCTGTTGGACCACTACTCCAACAAAGCTAACGGCCAGTCAGAGATCTCCTTCAGCGTGGCCGACGCGGAGGTCACCTCGAGCATCTCCATTAACTCCTCGGACGTTTCGGACAGCAGCCCCGCGGAGAGCCTCGGCGCCGCCAGCGCTCAGCCGTCGACGGAGAAGGCCAGCCTCCTGCAGGAATATTCCAAATTTCTCCAGCAAGCGTTGGAGAGGACCAGCCAGAACGACAGCTACCTGACGAGCCAGAGCCTCAGCTTGGTCACGGAAAACCCGACCTTGGCGGGGCAGCCGCTGTTCTCCACCGAGAAACAGTTTCCGTCCCCGAGTCGGTTCAAATCGGAGACCGGCTCCCCGTTGAGATCCCCCATCGAGAAACCTCACTTCGGACTACTGGTCGGGGACTCCCAGCACTCGTTTTCATTTTCGGGCGATGAGACCACGCCCCCTTCAACGGTGTCCCCCTCTGACGAGGACTTCCTGGAACAGGCGTCACCTCCCAAAAAGTCGGACTCCTCCCAAGCGATGATGCAGACGTTTCAGATTAGCACCTTCGATCCAAACTTCAAGTCTCACTTCCAGACCTCCAGATCGGGTTCGTCCTCTTCGCAGTTTACAGGCGCCAATGGACAAGTAAGTCTACGGGGGCACGGCGCAGACTTTTCAGAGTTCCCTTTAGTTCGAGTCACTGAGACCAGGACCCAATTGAACTCCTCCCCAGATGTTTCATCAAGTGAAACCTTTGGTTGA
- the znf148 gene encoding zinc finger protein 148 isoform X1, whose product MQTSSWLPFCHPESIATLCKMNTEDKLEGMLFKCSSGGIDGGGRVGLVMTLGERSLADHPLLAEDDDDEDEDENLTVSSLVTHDLVPPEQLMMQEMSKNSGGGDEEGGAEVGVHFPLKLTHKLPCLPLSIKQELKLTEQPLQMKKDKKGVKDLIVCPKKKKRKQRSPAKILSINEDGSFGIQSPKCHVCIHCNAAFRTNYHLQRHVFIHTGEKPFQCSQCDMRFIQKYLLQRHEKIHTGEKPFRCDECGMKFIQKYHMERHKRTHSGEKPYQCDYCHQYFSRTDRVLKHRRMCHENRERKSNKAASKSGALHEADALSPFLTKECALPKKKRQKCADKSDSSCSSATGQAEDLTTAVKETEVKEEENKSDGLPLFAVPSKVKHEYVIGEYSMELPEETTSQHRDEDSPPGQAATPKLVLKKVSKRRLKQSGEHAPCLATLSSFEDNNKVTHYTFEIVDKQSLLDEVSNTESAETPTKPAASSTNYDDAMQFLKKKRYLQAANNSRDYGLSAGGVSSQPTVTQTAVSAVVDETFPATILEPPAEMKAIHDRNVLPDEVLQTLLDHYSNKANGQSEISFSVADAEVTSSISINSSDVSDSSPAESLGAASAQPSTEKASLLQEYSKFLQQALERTSQNDSYLTSQSLSLVTENPTLAGQPLFSTEKQFPSPSRFKSETGSPLRSPIEKPHFGLLVGDSQHSFSFSGDETTPPSTVSPSDEDFLEQASPPKKSDSSQAMMQTFQISTFDPNFKSHFQTSRSGSSSSQFTGANGQVSLRGHGADFSEFPLVRVTETRTQLNSSPDVSSSETFG is encoded by the exons ATGCAAACAAGTAGCTGGTTGCCATTCTGTCACCCGG AGTCCATAGCTACTCTATGTAAGATGAACACTGAGGACAAGTTGGAGGGCATGCTGTTCAAGTGCAGCAGCGGCGGGATAGACGGCGGAGGGAGAGTCGGGCTGGTGATGACGCTCGGAGAGCGATCCCTAGCAGACCACCCCTTGTTGGCAgaggatgacgacgacgaggatGAAGATGAGAACTTGACCGTCAGCTCGCTGGTGACTCACGACCTGGTACCTCCCGAGCAGCTGATGATGCAGGAGATGTCCAAGAACAGTGGAGGAGGTGACGAAGAGGGAGGAGCTGAGGTGGGGGTGCACTTCCCCCTGAAGCTCACCCATAAATTGCCCTGCTTGCCT CTGAGCATTAAGCAAGAATTAAAACTGACTGAGCAGCCACTCCAGATGAAGAAGGACAAAAAAGGAGTCAAGGACCTGATAGTATgtcccaaaaagaagaaaagaaaacagcGTTCACCAGCAAAG ATTTTAAGCATTAATGAAGACGGTTCGTTTGGCATACAAAGCCCCAAGTGCCATGTTTGTATTCACTGCAATGCAGCATTCAGAACCAACTACCATCTCCAGAGGCATGTCTTCATTCACACag GTGAGAAACCATTTCAGTGCAGCCAGTGTGACATGCGCTTCATTCAGAAATACCTTCTCCAGAGGCATGAGAAAATCCACACCG GTGAGAAGCCTTTCCGCTGCGATGAGTGCGGTATGAAGTTCATCCAGAAGTATCACATGGAGAGACACAAACGGACACACAGTGGGGAGAAGCCCTACCAGTGCGACTACTGTCACCAG TATTTCTCCAGAACTGACCGTGTTTTAAAACACAGAAGAATGTGCCACGAAAACCGAGAGCGAAAGAGCAACAAGGCTGCCAGTAAAAGTGGAGCACTGCATGAAGCGGATGCCTTAAGCCCCTTTCTCACCAAAGAGTGCGCATTACCCAAGAAGAAGCGACAAAAGTGTGCGGACAAATCTGACAGCTCCTGCTCGTCCGCTACGGGCCAAGCCGAGGATCTCACTACCGCTGTGAAAGAAACTGAAGTGAAAGAGGAAGAGAATAAAAGTGACGGCCTGCCTCTCTTTGCCGTGCCCTCCAAAGTCAAACACGAGTATGTGATTGGGGAATACTCGATGGAGCTTCCAGAAGAAACCACCAGCCAACACCGAGATGAAGACTCGCCACCAGGGCAGGCAGCGACCCCGAAACTAGTCCTGAAGAAAGTGTCCAAGAGGAGATTGAAACAATCGGGCGAACACGCTCCTTGCCTGGCCACCCTGTCGTCGTTTGAGGACAACAACAAAGTCACACATTACACCTTTGAAATCGTGGACAAGCAAAGCCTTTTAGACGAAGTGAGCAACACGGAATCGGCGGAAACTCCGACCAAGCCCGCGGCCAGCAGCACAAACTACGACGACGCCATGCAGTTCCTCAAGAAGAAACGCTACCTTCAAGCGGCCAACAACAGTCGCGATTACGGCCTGAGTGCGGGCGGCGTCTCCTCTCAGCCGACCGTTACGCAAACGGCGGTCTCGGCGGTCGTCGACGAAACGTTCCCGGCCACCATCCTGGAACCTCCCGCCGAGATGAAGGCCATTCACGACAGGAACGTGTTGCCGGACGAGGTCCTTCAGACTCTGTTGGACCACTACTCCAACAAAGCTAACGGCCAGTCAGAGATCTCCTTCAGCGTGGCCGACGCGGAGGTCACCTCGAGCATCTCCATTAACTCCTCGGACGTTTCGGACAGCAGCCCCGCGGAGAGCCTCGGCGCCGCCAGCGCTCAGCCGTCGACGGAGAAGGCCAGCCTCCTGCAGGAATATTCCAAATTTCTCCAGCAAGCGTTGGAGAGGACCAGCCAGAACGACAGCTACCTGACGAGCCAGAGCCTCAGCTTGGTCACGGAAAACCCGACCTTGGCGGGGCAGCCGCTGTTCTCCACCGAGAAACAGTTTCCGTCCCCGAGTCGGTTCAAATCGGAGACCGGCTCCCCGTTGAGATCCCCCATCGAGAAACCTCACTTCGGACTACTGGTCGGGGACTCCCAGCACTCGTTTTCATTTTCGGGCGATGAGACCACGCCCCCTTCAACGGTGTCCCCCTCTGACGAGGACTTCCTGGAACAGGCGTCACCTCCCAAAAAGTCGGACTCCTCCCAAGCGATGATGCAGACGTTTCAGATTAGCACCTTCGATCCAAACTTCAAGTCTCACTTCCAGACCTCCAGATCGGGTTCGTCCTCTTCGCAGTTTACAGGCGCCAATGGACAAGTAAGTCTACGGGGGCACGGCGCAGACTTTTCAGAGTTCCCTTTAGTTCGAGTCACTGAGACCAGGACCCAATTGAACTCCTCCCCAGATGTTTCATCAAGTGAAACCTTTGGTTGA